In Roseomonas fluvialis, one genomic interval encodes:
- the leuC gene encoding 3-isopropylmalate dehydratase large subunit — MPATLFDKIWDPHVVADLGGGWSLLHCDRVLVHDLSGGRALQEVGEAGYAVARPDLVFATPDHAVSSAPGRTSETFPTGARLLAGLRKRAAETGVRLFDLGQDGNGIVHVMGPELGIVLPGTVLVCGDSHTCTNGGVGSLAFGIGASELRHVLATQCLPQKKPRTMRIRFEGEAPPGVTPKDMILAAIGRFGAAAGTGYAVEYAGSAVRALSVEGRLTLCNLSIEMGAKIGMVAPDETTFAWLKGRDFAPKGASWESALADWRALPSDDDAVFDRDLVIDMRDIAPQITWGTSPEQVLPVTGRIPDPADAPDAEKRADWEKALAYMGLTAGAPIAGTKVDWVFIGSCTNSRIEDLRAAAAVLRGRKVAPHVTAWVVPGSERVKHAAEAEGLHDAFRAAGFEWREPGCALCVAANGESVPAGARCVSTSNRNFVGRQGTGARTHLASPAMAAAAAVAGTIADVRSFAA, encoded by the coding sequence ATGCCGGCCACATTGTTCGACAAGATCTGGGATCCGCACGTGGTGGCGGACCTCGGCGGCGGCTGGTCGCTGCTGCATTGCGACCGTGTGCTGGTGCACGACCTGTCGGGCGGGCGCGCGCTGCAGGAAGTGGGCGAGGCCGGCTACGCGGTCGCGCGGCCCGACTTGGTCTTTGCCACGCCCGACCACGCGGTGTCCTCCGCACCAGGCCGAACGTCCGAGACCTTCCCAACCGGCGCACGGTTGCTGGCGGGTCTGCGGAAGCGCGCCGCCGAGACCGGCGTACGGCTGTTCGACCTCGGCCAGGATGGCAACGGCATCGTGCATGTGATGGGGCCGGAACTGGGCATCGTGCTGCCCGGCACCGTGTTGGTCTGCGGTGACAGCCACACTTGCACGAATGGTGGCGTGGGATCCCTCGCCTTTGGCATAGGCGCGTCTGAGTTGCGGCATGTGCTGGCGACGCAATGCCTGCCGCAGAAGAAGCCGCGCACGATGCGCATCCGCTTCGAGGGCGAGGCGCCGCCCGGCGTCACGCCGAAGGACATGATTCTGGCGGCGATCGGCCGCTTCGGCGCCGCGGCCGGCACCGGCTACGCGGTCGAATACGCCGGCTCCGCGGTGCGCGCGCTGTCGGTCGAAGGGCGGCTGACGCTGTGCAACCTGTCGATCGAGATGGGCGCGAAGATCGGCATGGTGGCCCCCGACGAGACCACCTTCGCCTGGCTGAAGGGCCGCGACTTCGCACCCAAGGGCGCGTCGTGGGAGTCCGCGTTGGCCGATTGGCGCGCCCTGCCCTCGGATGACGACGCGGTGTTCGACCGCGACCTGGTGATCGACATGCGCGACATCGCCCCGCAGATCACCTGGGGCACGAGCCCCGAGCAGGTACTGCCCGTCACCGGCCGCATCCCCGACCCGGCCGATGCGCCCGATGCCGAGAAGCGCGCCGACTGGGAAAAGGCCCTCGCCTATATGGGCCTGACCGCCGGCGCGCCGATCGCGGGCACCAAGGTCGACTGGGTCTTCATCGGGTCCTGCACCAATTCGCGCATCGAGGATCTGCGCGCCGCCGCCGCCGTGCTGCGCGGCCGGAAGGTGGCGCCGCACGTCACTGCCTGGGTGGTGCCGGGCAGCGAGCGCGTGAAGCACGCCGCGGAAGCCGAAGGGCTGCACGACGCGTTCCGCGCGGCTGGCTTCGAATGGCGCGAACCGGGCTGCGCGCTGTGCGTCGCGGCGAATGGCGAGTCCGTGCCGGCGGGCGCGCGCTGCGTGTCCACATCCAACCGCAACTTCGTGGGGCGGCAGGGCACGGGGGCGCGCACGCACCTCGCCTCGCCGGCCATGGCGGCGGCGGCGGCAGTGGCCGGCACCATCGCCGATGTCCGGTCCTTCGCAGCGTAA
- a CDS encoding isocitrate lyase/PEP mutase family protein: MRLGQGSPTRPTTRLRALIETHRPLVVPGCFNAMSARILEDAGFPALYMSGYGTSLNLLGLPDAGLATLTEMALNAKLIAAAVKVPLIADADTGFGNAINVVRTVEEYIRAGVAGLHLEDQVAPKRCGHVAGREVIAREEAVLKVRAAARTRDSLDPDFVVIARTDGRGAHGGSLDEAIDRANAFLDAGADLAFVEGPKDVAEVARIGAEVRGPVFYNMTGISPRLSAEQMAELGIRVCILPGAAMRATIMAIHDFAHALKTEGPMAEAAYDARFKQHPMGNLHGFSGFDRIRDMEAEFLPEDAGRKYEGGLGYAPKAAE, encoded by the coding sequence ATGCGCCTCGGCCAAGGCAGCCCCACTCGCCCGACCACGCGGCTTCGCGCGCTGATCGAGACGCATCGTCCGCTGGTCGTTCCCGGCTGCTTCAACGCCATGTCCGCCCGCATCCTCGAGGATGCCGGTTTCCCCGCGCTCTACATGTCGGGCTACGGTACCTCGTTGAACCTTCTGGGCCTGCCCGATGCCGGGCTCGCCACCCTCACCGAGATGGCGCTGAACGCGAAGCTGATCGCCGCGGCCGTGAAGGTGCCCCTGATCGCCGATGCCGATACCGGGTTCGGCAACGCCATCAACGTGGTCCGCACGGTCGAGGAATACATCCGCGCCGGCGTGGCCGGCCTGCACCTCGAGGACCAGGTGGCGCCCAAGCGCTGCGGCCATGTCGCAGGACGCGAGGTGATCGCGCGCGAGGAAGCCGTGCTCAAGGTCCGCGCCGCGGCGCGCACGCGCGACTCTCTCGACCCCGATTTCGTGGTGATCGCCCGCACCGACGGCCGCGGCGCGCATGGGGGTTCGCTCGATGAGGCGATCGACCGCGCCAATGCGTTCCTCGATGCCGGCGCCGACCTGGCCTTCGTGGAAGGCCCCAAGGATGTCGCCGAGGTCGCGCGCATCGGGGCCGAGGTGCGCGGCCCGGTCTTCTACAACATGACCGGCATCTCGCCCCGCCTGTCGGCCGAGCAGATGGCCGAGCTCGGCATCCGCGTGTGCATCCTGCCCGGGGCCGCGATGCGCGCGACCATCATGGCGATCCACGATTTCGCGCATGCGCTCAAGACCGAGGGGCCGATGGCCGAGGCCGCCTACGACGCACGCTTCAAGCAGCACCCGATGGGCAACCTGCACGGCTTCTCGGGCTTCGACCGCATCCGGGACATGGAGGCGGAGTTCCTCCCCGAGGATGCCGGGCGGAAGTATGAAGGCGGGCTCGGCTATGCGCCGAAGGCGGCGGAGTGA
- the leuD gene encoding 3-isopropylmalate dehydratase small subunit, translated as MDKFITVSGPAAPMLGANIDTDVIIPIQRLVGTGRTGLGPYAFERMRYAKDGSDNPDFVLNRPQYRDSPILLAGPNFGCGSSREGAVWALMGMGFRAVIAPSFGDIFFNNCFQNGLLPVRLPEDVIRRIADETEAAQGARHTVVDLARQVVVTPDGAEIPFTVDARKRDALLEGLDDIALTLKQKDAILAWQTADRAKRAWAWDSVER; from the coding sequence ATGGACAAGTTCATCACCGTCAGCGGCCCCGCCGCACCGATGCTCGGCGCCAATATCGACACCGACGTCATCATCCCGATCCAGCGCCTGGTGGGTACGGGCCGCACCGGCCTCGGCCCCTATGCCTTCGAACGCATGCGCTACGCCAAGGACGGCTCCGACAACCCCGACTTCGTGCTGAACCGTCCGCAATACCGCGACAGCCCCATCCTGCTGGCGGGGCCGAACTTCGGCTGCGGCTCCTCGCGCGAGGGTGCGGTCTGGGCCTTGATGGGCATGGGTTTCCGCGCCGTCATTGCGCCGTCCTTCGGCGACATCTTCTTCAACAACTGCTTCCAGAACGGCTTGCTGCCGGTGCGCCTGCCGGAGGACGTGATCCGCCGGATCGCGGACGAGACGGAGGCCGCGCAGGGCGCGCGTCACACGGTGGTGGACCTCGCGCGCCAGGTGGTGGTGACCCCCGACGGCGCGGAGATTCCCTTCACGGTCGATGCGCGCAAGCGTGACGCGCTGCTGGAGGGCCTGGACGACATCGCGCTCACGCTCAAGCAGAAGGACGCGATCCTGGCCTGGCAGACGGCCGACCGCGCGAAGCGCGCCTGGGCCTGGGACAGCGTCGAGCGATGA
- a CDS encoding Bug family tripartite tricarboxylate transporter substrate binding protein, protein MARITRRSLGLVALAAPGAARAQTAWPDRPVRFVVPYSAGGVADTIARILQVRVAEHLGQSFIIENRTGASGAIGAAAVHAAPADGTTLLFEGATFATLPEVRRDLPFDYAAAFIPVVQVTTQPYILGIRAGFPATDLAGFVAEAKRRPGEVTYGTPGVAHIGHFMGEALQMAAGIRLEHVPFRGGADVARELAAGRIDAGIISYSSLRPAVERGATLIASTAGRRQASLPQIPVIAETFPGYDMSSWTGVFAPAGTPDAATRRFAQAIGAALADADVRRRLDATGADPVESDPVAFAEVIRRDRETARRIVAATGLRVG, encoded by the coding sequence ATGGCACGCATCACGCGGCGCTCGCTTGGCCTTGTTGCGCTGGCGGCCCCTGGCGCCGCGCGCGCGCAGACCGCCTGGCCCGACCGGCCGGTGCGCTTCGTGGTGCCCTACAGCGCCGGCGGCGTGGCCGACACCATCGCGCGCATCCTGCAGGTCCGCGTGGCGGAACATCTCGGGCAGTCCTTCATCATCGAGAACCGTACCGGCGCCTCCGGGGCGATCGGCGCGGCGGCTGTCCATGCCGCGCCGGCCGACGGCACCACGCTGCTGTTCGAGGGCGCGACCTTCGCAACGCTGCCCGAAGTGCGCCGCGACCTGCCCTTCGACTATGCCGCCGCCTTCATCCCGGTCGTGCAGGTGACGACGCAGCCGTACATCCTGGGCATCCGCGCCGGCTTCCCTGCCACCGACCTGGCTGGCTTCGTGGCGGAGGCGAAGCGCCGCCCGGGCGAGGTCACCTACGGCACGCCGGGCGTCGCGCATATCGGCCATTTCATGGGCGAGGCGCTGCAGATGGCCGCCGGCATCCGCCTGGAACACGTGCCCTTCCGGGGCGGCGCGGATGTCGCGCGCGAACTCGCGGCCGGGCGGATCGACGCGGGCATCATCTCCTATTCCAGCCTGCGCCCGGCGGTGGAGCGGGGTGCGACGCTGATCGCGAGCACGGCCGGCCGGCGCCAGGCCTCGCTGCCGCAGATCCCGGTCATCGCGGAGACGTTCCCGGGCTACGACATGTCGTCCTGGACCGGTGTGTTCGCGCCCGCCGGCACGCCGGATGCGGCGACGCGCCGTTTCGCGCAGGCGATCGGCGCGGCGCTGGCCGATGCGGATGTGCGCCGGCGGCTCGATGCGACGGGTGCAGATCCGGTGGAATCCGACCCGGTGGCCTTCGCGGAGGTCATCCGGCGGGACCGCGAGACGGCACGGCGCATCGTCGCGGCGACAGGATTGCGGGTGGGGTAG
- a CDS encoding Bug family tripartite tricarboxylate transporter substrate binding protein — protein sequence MRRILLAAVAAFIAFPAMAQDRTVRVISGFAAGGAGDLMARLIAEYVPPLMGARGVVENRTGANGLIGAEVVARSAPDGNTVLQCPMGSMTITPNLPGAAMPIDPRTELTGVANVALSTYALIVAARGPHQDVPGLLAAARARPGGLSYASAGVGSAQHLSAELLKARAGVDIVHVPYRGATPAVVDILGGRIDFMITNLGDVMRQITGGELRLLALGDDAGSPLFPNARPISAFVPGLQMAGWFGICGPRAMSAESLAQWSDGTRRALENPQLRERLLANGLTAQFEATAPFNARIARDLQSWGEVIRAAGVRGD from the coding sequence ATGCGACGCATCCTGCTCGCCGCCGTCGCGGCGTTCATCGCGTTCCCGGCCATGGCGCAGGATCGCACCGTGCGCGTCATCTCCGGCTTCGCCGCCGGCGGCGCGGGGGACCTGATGGCGCGCCTGATCGCCGAATACGTCCCGCCCCTGATGGGCGCGCGCGGCGTGGTCGAGAACCGCACCGGCGCCAATGGCCTGATCGGCGCCGAGGTCGTCGCGCGCTCGGCGCCCGACGGCAACACCGTGCTGCAATGCCCGATGGGCAGCATGACCATCACGCCGAACCTCCCCGGCGCGGCGATGCCGATCGACCCCCGTACCGAGCTGACCGGCGTGGCGAATGTCGCGCTATCCACCTACGCGCTGATCGTCGCCGCGCGCGGCCCGCACCAGGACGTTCCGGGGCTGCTGGCCGCCGCCCGCGCGCGTCCGGGCGGGCTGTCCTATGCCTCGGCCGGCGTCGGTTCGGCGCAGCATCTCTCGGCCGAGTTGCTGAAGGCGCGCGCGGGGGTCGACATCGTGCACGTCCCCTATCGGGGCGCGACGCCGGCTGTCGTCGATATCCTGGGCGGGCGCATCGACTTCATGATCACCAACCTTGGTGACGTGATGCGCCAGATCACCGGCGGCGAGTTGCGCCTGCTGGCGCTGGGCGACGATGCGGGGTCGCCGCTGTTTCCGAATGCGCGGCCGATCTCGGCCTTCGTGCCGGGACTGCAGATGGCCGGCTGGTTCGGCATCTGCGGGCCGCGCGCGATGTCGGCGGAAAGCCTGGCGCAATGGTCCGATGGCACGCGCCGTGCGCTCGAGAATCCGCAACTCCGCGAACGCCTGCTCGCCAATGGCCTGACCGCGCAATTCGAAGCCACCGCCCCCTTCAACGCCCGCATCGCGCGCGATCTGCAATCCTGGGGCGAGGTGATCCGCGCCGCCGGCGTGCGCGGTGACTGA
- the cpaB gene encoding Flp pilus assembly protein CpaB, whose product MILRLLVVVSLVLSATGLGILALQLIQPGGVPQQVARVEAPPVVAPPARVRMLVAARPLSIGTLLKDEDFRESEVSADAVPEGAFTGGTASLAELRGALLRRFIDPNQPVIATDVLRPRDRGFLAAVLRPGTRAISIGVDVVTGASGLIWPGDEVDLILTQNLQGSQGGESPGRRVVGETILSAVRVIAVDQQISHSGTDATAARVVARTVTLEVNPEQAERLAVAMQLGRISLVVRSIEGVPEASGPRPSLVFGSDVSSALTGPQAPSPSTRMRIIQGGSQQEVTFR is encoded by the coding sequence ATGATCCTGCGGCTTCTTGTCGTCGTCTCCCTTGTCCTGAGCGCCACCGGCCTCGGGATCCTCGCGCTGCAGCTGATCCAGCCCGGCGGCGTCCCCCAGCAGGTCGCGCGGGTCGAGGCGCCGCCGGTGGTGGCCCCTCCGGCGCGCGTGCGCATGCTTGTCGCGGCGCGCCCGCTGTCGATCGGTACGCTGCTCAAGGACGAGGATTTCCGCGAGAGCGAGGTCTCCGCGGATGCGGTGCCGGAAGGCGCCTTCACCGGCGGCACGGCGTCGCTGGCGGAGCTGCGCGGCGCACTGCTGCGCCGCTTCATCGACCCGAATCAGCCGGTGATCGCGACCGACGTGCTGCGTCCGCGTGACCGTGGCTTCCTGGCCGCGGTGCTGCGGCCCGGCACCCGCGCCATCTCGATCGGCGTCGACGTGGTGACCGGGGCGTCGGGCCTGATCTGGCCAGGCGACGAGGTCGACCTGATCCTGACGCAGAACCTGCAGGGCAGCCAGGGTGGGGAATCGCCTGGACGCCGCGTGGTCGGCGAGACCATCCTGTCGGCCGTCAGGGTGATCGCGGTGGACCAGCAGATCAGTCACAGCGGAACCGATGCCACGGCGGCGCGTGTCGTTGCCCGCACCGTTACTCTGGAAGTGAATCCGGAGCAGGCGGAGCGACTGGCGGTTGCGATGCAACTCGGTCGTATCTCACTGGTGGTTCGTTCGATCGAGGGTGTGCCCGAGGCCTCGGGTCCGCGTCCCTCGCTTGTTTTTGGTTCCGACGTTTCCTCTGCGCTTACCGGTCCTCAGGCACCTTCCCCTTCGACGCGCATGCGTATTATTCAGGGCGGCTCGCAGCAGGAGGTTACGTTCCGATGA
- a CDS encoding type II and III secretion system protein family protein produces the protein MALPLAFVLLAGVSVPPVAADDVTLAAAAAASAPRIPVRTGTHPGYGRIVFDWPARTEYQAEATADGLMIRFAEPVRIALGAAVPRNVVALSGDGQSVRIEARAGSRFRHFHHGPKLVIDVLDPGSDVAEARPAASAPSADAVMADLAAATRLRAPVRSAADVPMLASATPTAPGMTAATITDAPLPATPAPATIRMAQALPPSGPRTGAPMTVPVQSAPFGIPLVPQAQAQAQPQMPGTPQVIAPAPGATLTRPLVLEQGSGRLVELPAAALTVLVADPRIARVQPASPTSLFIMGVNAGRTNLIATREDGSLVAEFDITVASTVATPGTGLPQAAAGPPPVTAGQIQSMIRRTVRGGQNVRVAMTSRGPITLSGMVPAAVDAQRAEAVAKAMAGEAREVINNLTLLSGIQVNLRVRVAEISREITRDLGFNWLGAFNDGTWTVGLRTGSGVVGSLIGALTGATATGGLVGLGYSGGNFDINGIIDALAQDRLVTILAEPNLTAQSGEVASFLAGGEFPIPVAASNNDNAITVEFKQFGVSLAFVPTVLSPERLNMRVRPEVSELSEANSVIFPVAGGTVRIPGLSVRRAETTIEVGSGQSFAIAGLLSRNSSINNSGLAGLGEIPVLGALFRSDRFRRNETELVIIITPYLVRPVSDPSALATPLDTFRPSTDLERILLRRQTGSGAPYRQIRPPAAAGFIVE, from the coding sequence ATGGCACTTCCCCTCGCTTTTGTCCTTCTCGCCGGCGTCTCGGTTCCGCCTGTCGCCGCCGATGACGTGACCTTGGCTGCCGCCGCGGCCGCAAGCGCGCCGCGCATTCCGGTGCGCACCGGCACGCATCCGGGCTATGGTCGGATCGTCTTCGACTGGCCCGCGCGCACCGAATACCAGGCCGAGGCCACGGCCGACGGCCTGATGATCCGCTTCGCCGAGCCGGTGCGCATCGCGCTGGGTGCCGCGGTGCCGCGCAACGTGGTCGCGCTGTCGGGCGATGGCCAGTCGGTCCGGATCGAGGCGCGGGCCGGGTCCCGCTTCCGCCATTTCCACCATGGCCCGAAGCTGGTGATCGACGTGCTCGACCCCGGCTCGGACGTGGCCGAGGCGCGCCCCGCGGCGTCGGCACCGAGCGCCGATGCTGTGATGGCGGACCTTGCCGCCGCGACACGCCTCCGCGCGCCGGTCCGCAGTGCAGCCGACGTGCCGATGCTCGCGAGCGCCACGCCGACTGCGCCCGGCATGACCGCCGCGACGATCACCGACGCGCCGCTGCCCGCCACGCCCGCGCCGGCCACGATCCGCATGGCGCAGGCCCTGCCGCCATCCGGTCCGCGCACCGGGGCGCCGATGACGGTGCCGGTGCAGAGCGCGCCCTTTGGCATCCCGCTGGTGCCGCAGGCCCAGGCCCAGGCGCAGCCGCAGATGCCTGGCACGCCGCAGGTGATTGCGCCGGCCCCGGGTGCCACGCTCACGCGCCCGCTGGTGCTCGAACAGGGTTCTGGCCGGCTGGTTGAACTTCCCGCCGCCGCGCTGACGGTGCTGGTAGCCGACCCGCGCATCGCGCGGGTGCAGCCGGCTTCGCCCACCAGCCTGTTCATCATGGGTGTGAATGCGGGCCGCACGAACCTCATCGCGACGCGCGAGGATGGTTCGCTGGTCGCCGAGTTCGACATCACCGTTGCCTCGACCGTCGCGACGCCGGGGACCGGCCTGCCGCAGGCCGCGGCGGGGCCGCCGCCGGTCACCGCCGGCCAGATCCAGAGCATGATCCGCCGTACCGTGCGCGGCGGGCAGAATGTGCGCGTCGCCATGACCAGCCGCGGCCCGATCACGCTGTCGGGCATGGTGCCCGCCGCGGTCGACGCGCAGCGCGCCGAAGCGGTGGCCAAGGCGATGGCCGGCGAAGCGCGCGAGGTCATCAACAACCTGACTCTGCTGTCGGGCATCCAGGTGAACCTGCGCGTGCGAGTTGCCGAGATCTCGCGCGAGATCACCCGCGACCTGGGCTTCAACTGGCTCGGCGCGTTCAATGACGGGACCTGGACGGTCGGGCTGCGTACCGGCAGCGGCGTGGTGGGATCGCTGATCGGGGCGCTGACGGGCGCGACGGCGACCGGCGGCCTGGTCGGGCTCGGCTACAGTGGCGGCAATTTCGATATCAACGGCATCATCGATGCGCTCGCTCAGGACCGCCTGGTGACCATCCTGGCGGAGCCCAATCTGACCGCGCAGTCGGGCGAGGTCGCGTCGTTCCTGGCGGGCGGCGAATTCCCGATCCCGGTCGCCGCGTCGAACAACGACAATGCCATCACGGTGGAGTTCAAGCAGTTCGGCGTGAGCCTCGCCTTCGTGCCGACGGTGCTTTCGCCGGAACGCCTGAACATGCGCGTCCGCCCCGAGGTGAGCGAACTCTCGGAAGCGAATTCGGTGATCTTCCCGGTGGCCGGCGGCACAGTCCGCATCCCGGGCCTGAGCGTGCGCCGCGCCGAGACCACCATTGAGGTCGGTTCCGGCCAGAGCTTCGCGATCGCGGGGCTGCTGAGCCGCAACTCCTCGATCAACAACAGTGGGCTGGCGGGGCTCGGCGAGATTCCGGTGCTGGGCGCGCTGTTCCGCTCCGACCGGTTCCGTCGCAATGAGACGGAACTCGTGATCATCATCACACCCTACCTGGTGCGGCCGGTCTCCGACCCCTCGGCGCTCGCGACGCCGCTCGACACCTTCCGCCCATCGACGGACCTCGAGCGCATCCTGCTGCGGCGACAGACCGGCTCGGGCGCCCCCTATCGTCAGATCAGGCCGCCGGCGGCCGCTGGCTTCATCGTGGAGTGA
- a CDS encoding Flp family type IVb pilin: protein MIRKFLASIRGTASDRKGVTAAEYAILAVGVVIIVGSAVAVFAPQLRDAFSEVGVQIGSQQDRVAASAAR from the coding sequence ATGATTCGCAAGTTCCTGGCTTCCATCCGTGGCACGGCTTCCGACCGCAAGGGCGTGACCGCTGCCGAATACGCCATCCTCGCGGTGGGCGTGGTCATCATCGTGGGTTCGGCCGTGGCGGTGTTCGCCCCGCAGCTGCGCGACGCCTTCTCCGAGGTCGGCGTGCAGATCGGGTCGCAGCAGGACCGCGTCGCCGCGTCGGCCGCCCGCTGA
- the leuB gene encoding 3-isopropylmalate dehydrogenase, with protein sequence MTPESAAAPRPTLDIVVLPGDGIGPEVTDEAVRVLDWFVTHRAVPLRMTRHLFGSAAWAAERTAMPDRTWAAIMAGDAILFGATGSLDQTHIPPEERRKGALLTMRRALDVFANLRPVKAQPALAEASPFKARTVAGADLVFVRELTAGVYFGTPRGIETLPDGTRRGVNTHAYTDAEIARAARFAFQLARTRRNHVTSVDKANVMEAGRLWRDVVSQVHAAEFPDVTLEHMLADNCALQLGRAPTRFDVIVTDNLFGDLLSDCAGAINGSLGMLPSAALSAPDADGRRRALYEPIHGSAPDIAGKGIANPLGAILSAAMLLRWTARLPAEADRLEAAVASALDAGARTADIAMPGEAVLSTRAMADAVIAALDAG encoded by the coding sequence ATGACACCTGAGTCCGCCGCCGCACCGCGGCCGACGCTCGACATCGTCGTTCTGCCCGGCGACGGCATCGGTCCGGAAGTGACCGACGAGGCGGTGCGCGTGCTCGACTGGTTCGTCACGCACCGCGCCGTGCCGCTGCGCATGACGCGCCATCTGTTCGGCTCCGCCGCCTGGGCCGCCGAGCGCACCGCGATGCCCGACCGCACCTGGGCCGCGATCATGGCCGGCGATGCGATCCTGTTCGGCGCGACCGGCAGCCTCGACCAGACGCATATTCCGCCCGAGGAACGCCGCAAGGGCGCGCTGCTCACCATGCGCCGCGCGCTCGATGTGTTTGCCAACCTGCGGCCGGTGAAGGCGCAGCCGGCGCTGGCGGAAGCCTCCCCCTTCAAGGCGCGCACGGTGGCGGGCGCCGACCTGGTGTTCGTGCGCGAACTCACCGCCGGCGTGTATTTCGGCACGCCGCGCGGCATCGAAACGCTGCCCGACGGCACCCGCCGCGGCGTCAACACCCACGCCTACACGGACGCCGAGATCGCCCGCGCCGCGCGCTTCGCCTTCCAACTGGCGCGCACGCGCCGCAACCACGTGACCTCTGTCGACAAGGCCAATGTCATGGAGGCCGGGCGGCTGTGGCGCGACGTGGTCAGCCAGGTGCACGCCGCCGAATTCCCCGACGTCACGCTCGAACACATGCTGGCCGACAATTGCGCGCTGCAACTCGGTCGCGCGCCGACGCGCTTCGACGTGATCGTCACCGACAACCTGTTCGGCGACCTGCTGTCGGATTGCGCGGGCGCGATCAATGGCAGCCTCGGGATGCTGCCCTCGGCCGCGCTGTCCGCGCCGGACGCCGATGGCAGGCGCCGCGCACTGTACGAACCGATCCATGGGTCGGCGCCCGACATCGCGGGCAAGGGCATCGCGAACCCGCTGGGTGCGATCCTGTCGGCGGCGATGCTGCTGCGCTGGACGGCACGGCTGCCGGCGGAAGCGGATCGGCTGGAAGCCGCCGTCGCCAGCGCGCTCGATGCCGGCGCGCGCACGGCGGACATCGCGATGCCGGGGGAAGCCGTGCTGTCCACCCGCGCCATGGCCGATGCGGTGATCGCCGCGCTCGACGCGGGCTGA
- a CDS encoding A24 family peptidase, producing the protein MSPIVVFLALAVPLLFFAAARDVATRLIPDPIPIAIGVIGVATRLVEGWAAAGTSLLLAAAVFILLVPIAARGWLGGGDVKLLSAMAVGLSPGYTWDFVVATVFVGGALGVAYILGRRLAPETRVAGGATLLRRVLAVEAWRMRRRGPLPYAVAIAGGGLLLLISLPRA; encoded by the coding sequence GTGAGTCCGATCGTTGTGTTCCTGGCGCTGGCGGTCCCTCTGCTCTTCTTCGCGGCGGCACGGGATGTCGCGACGCGCCTGATCCCGGACCCCATCCCTATTGCCATCGGTGTCATCGGCGTGGCGACGCGCCTGGTCGAAGGCTGGGCTGCGGCCGGCACCTCGCTGCTGTTGGCCGCCGCCGTCTTTATTCTGCTGGTGCCGATCGCGGCGCGCGGCTGGCTTGGTGGCGGCGATGTGAAGCTGCTGAGCGCGATGGCGGTCGGCCTTTCGCCCGGCTACACCTGGGACTTCGTTGTCGCGACCGTCTTTGTCGGCGGCGCGCTGGGCGTGGCCTATATCCTGGGCCGCCGGCTGGCGCCCGAGACCCGCGTCGCGGGCGGTGCAACGCTGCTGCGCCGCGTGCTCGCCGTCGAGGCCTGGCGGATGCGCCGCCGCGGCCCGCTTCCCTATGCCGTCGCCATCGCCGGTGGCGGCCTCCTCCTCCTGATCTCCTTGCCGAGGGCCTGA